AGACGATTGGGAACAGGCGCCCAAGCGGCACCGGTTTGAGCGGGCCGAGCATGTAGTGCCAGCGCCAGGTGCGCGCCCACACAGCCAAGAAATAGACCAGCACACCCGGAATCAACCAAACGTAACGCGCGGCCCGAATGTCCTGCCAGGCTTCGGCCATGTCCAGCCCGCGCAGTGCCAGATAGAGAGAGACAACGCTTATCAAGACACCCAACCAGAACTGCCAGCGCTTCAAGGTTTTCTCCAGAATGTTGTTTCAAGCGATGTTTCGCGACAACGAAACGGGCGGGTCAAGACCACCTGTCCCAACCCGCCCGTCATGAGCGAAGGACACAAGAGAGACGATCGCTTGTGCTGTGCGGTCGCCGATTGCCAGAGTAGATGCAGCGCGGCGCCGCTTGATTACATGCCGGCGCTGACGGGCCGGCGATGGCGGAACATAAGCCGGGGGTGAGGAGAACCCGCGCTCAGGCGGTCACCGGCTCACCGGCCGGGGTCGGCAGCGGCGCCGGCATCAGGTACCCGGTGAAGATGGTTTCCAGCGCAATGACGTGACTACACAAACCCCAGTGCTGGAACGAACCGCAGTCACAGTTCCATGCCCCTTCGTTGTACCCCACCTGGTGTTCGCTGTGCTCACCGTGAAAATTCACGCGCAGTAAGGCCACGTGTACGCGATCAGCCTCCTGTGCATACCGTTTGCCTTTTTCGATCTTACCGATCAAGCCTGAATCCATCAAAGAGCCTCCTTGTCAAAGTGGTTTCGATAACTTCTGTATCTAAGCAAAAAAGGCGCCAGAGCGCAGACGCGCCCCAGTGCCTTCACAGGGTTTACGAGTACGGCTGATTGCCGCGGCCAGGAATTTCATAGCAGCGTCGTCCATCCTTCATCTGCACGGGGGGCCACGGTCTCTGCACGGGGGGCCTTATCGTCTCGACTCAAGTATACCTGTGCCCATGACATTTGTCAAGCAAATCCGCAGGCGCAGGCGACTGCAAGTCGCTGCAACGACTGCAAAGCCGACCGGCGTGGGCTGTTGCTTGACATCTCCGGGGAGCCGTGCTATAATCGCTTATGACGCGATGCGTTATAAATTAACCACCGTCGCGATGAAACTAAGCGTCTGCACGAACATAGAGGCAGGCGCGTGACTATGATAAGGAGAAACAAAATGGCACAGAAGAAAATTGCTGAACAAGCTGAACAGGCCGTGGAAGTGGTCAAGACCGAAATCGCCGAAACCGCCGAGAAGGCGACACCGCTGTTTGAAACCGTACACCGTGTCCTACTGGCAGGCGTGGGCGCCGTGGCGCTGACGACCGATGAGATTCAGGATTTTGTAGATCGCCTGGTCGAGCGCGGCGAAATCGCTGAGCGCGATGGCCGCAAGCTGGTCAAGGACGTCATTTCCCGTCGCAACGGCGCGGAGAAACAGGTTGAGAAGAGCGTGGAGAACGCGTCCAACATGGTGGAAGATCAGATCGAGAAGATCCTCAACCGGCTGAATGTGCCCACCAAGCACGACATCGAAGAACTGGGCAAGAAGATCGCTCACCTCACCAAGAAGGTGGACGACCTGAAGAAGAGCACCGCGTAAATGGCACCCCCCCCCCGGTGTGCGTCATCGCTCACGATTGACAACCAGGTCTCCGGCCGCTCTCAGAAAGCGCCGTGAGGCCTGGTTGCTTTTTGGGTGATTTGTTTGACACATCGCGGCAAGAACGTTATAATGCTATCAAGGGCTGTGATAAGGGAGTCAGGCAATGCTCGTAATCAAACGTTATCCAAACCGTAAGTTGTACGATACAGAAGCCAAACGCTATATCACACTCGACGGCATTACGGAACTGATCCATCGCGGCGAAGATCTGCATGTGGTGGATCATGAGACCGGTGAAGACCTGACCACGGTTACCCTCTCGCAAATCATCTTCGAACAAGAAAAAAAACGTTCCGGCTTTTTGCCCAAGTCCATCCTCTCCAATCTCATCCGCACCGGCAGCGACACGCTGGACTATCTATGGCGTTCGCTGCAGGCCTCGACCAGCGCCGTTCGTTTGCTGGAACAAGAGATAAACCGCCGGCTGGACGCCCTGGTAGAACGCGGCGAATTGGCCGTGCCCGAGGCGAATCGCCTGCGCGCCGAGTTGGCGCGCTTTGCCCCGCCACACGCGGGCAGCAGGACAGCAGGCGAAACAGACGAGAGCATTCTTGGTCGCTTGAATATCCCGACGCGAGCGGACATCCTCGCCCTGCAGGCCCAACTGGAAGCCCTGACCACCGAGCTGGATGCCCTCATGTCTGCACGCCGGGATCGGCCCAACGCACCAGCAACGGACGCCGCCGCGGCGCCCAATCCGCGTACGCCAAAGGAGAGCAGCACATGACAGCCGAGCGCACCAGTAAAACCGCTCTGGTTCTGGCAGGCGGTGGCCTGACGGGCGCCGTGTACGAAATTGGCGCCTTGCGCGCGATTGATGATCTCCTGCAGGACCGGACCGTCAACGACTTCGATATTTTTGTCGGCACCAGCGCCGGCGCCATTGTGGGCAGCCTGTTAGCCAATGGCACATCGCCGGCAGCGGCCGGGGATGCCCTGGCCGGTCGCCATGCAGAGATACGCGCCCTCTGGGCCGGTGACCTGTTCCGGCCCAACTACCGGGAATTTATCGGGCGCCTGCTCCGGCTGCCCGCCACGGTGCAAAACGCCCTGCGTCACTACAGCCGCAACGTCAATGATATGAACCTGTGGGACTTCATCTGGACCCTGATGGAAGTCCTGCCCTCGGGCCTGTACGATGGCATGGCCCTGGAAGAATACATGGCCAGCGCGCTCAATCGCACCGGCTCCAGCAACGATTTTCGTGCCCTGACACGCGAACTGTACATCATTGCCACCGACCTTGACACCGGGCAGCGCTCCGTCTTTGGCACCGACCAAAACAGTCACGTTCCCATTTCGCTGGCGGTAGCCGCGTCATCGGCCGTGCCGCTCATGTACAAACCGGTGCGCGTCGGCCAGCGCGAATACATTGACGGTGGCATGCGCGGCAACGCCAGCATTGACCTGGCCATCGAGCACGGCGCCAAACTGATCGTCTGCATCAATCCGTTGGTGCCGCTCAACAATCAACGCAAGCGCGGCGTGCCCTTGCTCGGCCCTGACGGCACCTTCATCAGCGAGAGGGGCATGCAGGCCATCGGTTCGCAGGTCATCCGCATCATGATGCGTTCCGGGCTGAATTACCACATCAAGACGCTGCGACGCCGTCATCCTGACGTGGACATCATCCTCATCGAGCCGCGGGCCGATGACTACCAGATGTTTTTCTACAACATCATGCGCTATTCTGCCCGCTTGTTGGTGGCTGAGCACGGCTACCAGTCGGTGACACTCGATCTGGCCGACCGCTACCACGAGTTCAAAGAGATTCTGTCACGCCATGACCTGCACATCTCACGGCGCCGGGTGATCCAACACCTGGAGAGTGTGAGCCAGGGCGAAGATGCCGAGCACCTGGTCCTGCCAGCACCGCCCAGCACGCCGGCCGCGTCGTTCAACCCAAACCCGGTGCTGAGCCAGCTGGACCAAGCGCTCAGTTCGCTCGATGATACACTGATCACCCTGCACAGCAGCGGCAATCGGGACACGGGGAGAAATGGGGACAGCTAAATGGGGACAGCTAAATGGGGACAGCTAATGGAGACAGCGATTGGTGACTGACGCATCTCCTGGTGATGTGCTGACCACGGCATCGCAGCGGTCAGTTCCAGCGACGGCGGGCCAGGGTGCCCGCCGTTGTGTTTGCCG
Above is a window of Candidatus Amarolinea dominans DNA encoding:
- a CDS encoding patatin-like phospholipase family protein; protein product: MTAERTSKTALVLAGGGLTGAVYEIGALRAIDDLLQDRTVNDFDIFVGTSAGAIVGSLLANGTSPAAAGDALAGRHAEIRALWAGDLFRPNYREFIGRLLRLPATVQNALRHYSRNVNDMNLWDFIWTLMEVLPSGLYDGMALEEYMASALNRTGSSNDFRALTRELYIIATDLDTGQRSVFGTDQNSHVPISLAVAASSAVPLMYKPVRVGQREYIDGGMRGNASIDLAIEHGAKLIVCINPLVPLNNQRKRGVPLLGPDGTFISERGMQAIGSQVIRIMMRSGLNYHIKTLRRRHPDVDIILIEPRADDYQMFFYNIMRYSARLLVAEHGYQSVTLDLADRYHEFKEILSRHDLHISRRRVIQHLESVSQGEDAEHLVLPAPPSTPAASFNPNPVLSQLDQALSSLDDTLITLHSSGNRDTGRNGDS
- a CDS encoding phasin family protein; translation: MAQKKIAEQAEQAVEVVKTEIAETAEKATPLFETVHRVLLAGVGAVALTTDEIQDFVDRLVERGEIAERDGRKLVKDVISRRNGAEKQVEKSVENASNMVEDQIEKILNRLNVPTKHDIEELGKKIAHLTKKVDDLKKSTA
- a CDS encoding SWIM zinc finger family protein yields the protein MDSGLIGKIEKGKRYAQEADRVHVALLRVNFHGEHSEHQVGYNEGAWNCDCGSFQHWGLCSHVIALETIFTGYLMPAPLPTPAGEPVTA
- a CDS encoding pesticidal protein Cry15Aa, whose protein sequence is MLVIKRYPNRKLYDTEAKRYITLDGITELIHRGEDLHVVDHETGEDLTTVTLSQIIFEQEKKRSGFLPKSILSNLIRTGSDTLDYLWRSLQASTSAVRLLEQEINRRLDALVERGELAVPEANRLRAELARFAPPHAGSRTAGETDESILGRLNIPTRADILALQAQLEALTTELDALMSARRDRPNAPATDAAAAPNPRTPKESST